The following are from one region of the Trichocoleus sp. genome:
- a CDS encoding sulfite exporter TauE/SafE family protein, which yields MLDFLLLLSLGFLGSFGHCAGMCGPIAVAFSLSNQSDPSPSRWEQVRFHLLLNLGRILSYVFIGAAIGAVGSVLIAGGQMAGIGSLLRRIMALLTGAMLIWFGLSQVAPRLVPHVPLLHPLLQGKLHDRLSRSMVNLSMDSQWWTPFLLGTVWGLIPCGFLYAAQIKAAETGNLGQGMMTLLAFGLGTVPMMLGVGVSASWISADRRSQLFRLGGWITLTIGILTLARTGETMSDFTGYGSLICLVLALIARPLSRVWSALLRYRRVLGVGAFLLALAHTLHMIDHSWEWNFEALAFMPVQYQWGIGAGGIALLGMLPAALTSFDRAQKILGSLWRSIHLLTVPALLLAAVHCILVSPQFLGASEMSSWNWVWVAGLGAIVLGVLLLRCRWVWSMFALERFYVPPTQAK from the coding sequence ATGCTCGATTTTTTGCTCCTCCTTAGCCTGGGTTTTTTGGGCAGCTTTGGTCACTGCGCTGGCATGTGTGGTCCGATCGCCGTGGCATTCTCGCTTTCCAATCAGTCTGATCCTTCGCCGTCTCGCTGGGAACAGGTGCGCTTTCATCTGTTGCTCAATCTAGGGCGCATTCTCAGCTATGTCTTCATTGGTGCAGCGATCGGGGCAGTGGGGTCTGTGCTGATTGCAGGCGGACAAATGGCGGGTATCGGAAGTTTGCTGCGGCGAATCATGGCACTGCTAACAGGAGCAATGCTGATCTGGTTTGGGTTAAGCCAGGTTGCTCCCCGCCTCGTTCCTCATGTGCCGCTGCTGCATCCGCTCCTTCAGGGCAAACTGCACGATCGGCTGAGTCGGAGCATGGTCAACCTGTCGATGGATTCGCAATGGTGGACTCCCTTTTTGCTGGGGACGGTTTGGGGTCTAATTCCCTGTGGCTTTCTATATGCTGCCCAGATTAAAGCAGCGGAAACGGGAAATCTTGGGCAGGGCATGATGACATTGCTGGCGTTTGGTTTAGGCACAGTGCCGATGATGCTGGGAGTGGGCGTTTCTGCTAGTTGGATCAGTGCCGATCGCCGCAGTCAGCTATTTCGTCTGGGCGGATGGATTACGCTGACGATCGGAATTCTCACCCTGGCACGAACTGGCGAGACGATGAGCGATTTTACTGGGTATGGATCGCTAATTTGTTTAGTCCTGGCGTTGATTGCGCGTCCCCTCAGCCGAGTCTGGTCTGCTTTGTTGCGCTATCGGCGGGTTTTGGGCGTTGGAGCCTTTTTGCTGGCGCTGGCGCATACACTCCACATGATCGATCACAGTTGGGAATGGAACTTTGAGGCACTTGCCTTCATGCCTGTTCAGTATCAGTGGGGCATTGGAGCAGGGGGGATAGCATTGTTGGGGATGCTGCCCGCAGCGCTGACGAGCTTCGATCGTGCTCAAAAAATCTTGGGCTCGCTGTGGCGATCGATTCATCTGCTAACGGTTCCGGCTTTGCTGCTGGCGGCAGTTCACTGTATTCTGGTAAGTCCCCAGTTTTTAGGCGCATCTGAAATGAGTTCCTGGAACTGGGTTTGGGTTGCGGGGTTAGGGGCGATCGTGCTCGGCGTTTTGCTGCTGCGCTGTCGCTGGGTTTGGTCAATGTTCGCGTTAGAGAGGTTTTATGTTCCACCCACACAAGCTAAATAG